One segment of Rhodopirellula baltica SH 1 DNA contains the following:
- a CDS encoding ABC transporter ATP-binding protein: MTTTSTATSPIDAPNESASALGDVLCDIRDLHHRYGDNVAVDGIDLSVRAGEIVVVLGKNGSGKTTLFRVLSTLLPIQRGSVTIDGLNIAEHVDAVRSRIGIIFQSPSLDIKLTVDENLRCQGALYGLSGRELSKRCDALLEQFSLTDRRRDLCQTLSGGLKRRVELAKGLLHRPRVMLLDEPSTGLDPGARLSLWDALQQLANDGVAVLLTTHLMEEAAKANRVILLDQGKKIADDAPSRLRADLGGGVLTIVPDDLADAKAILKRELNLETQIVGETLRMPCDAPEIVAKVSETLGDAVQSISIGRPNLEDVFVARTGKQFQ, encoded by the coding sequence ATGACAACGACTTCGACTGCTACCAGTCCCATCGACGCGCCGAATGAGTCCGCGTCAGCGTTGGGCGATGTCCTCTGTGACATTCGCGATTTGCATCACCGCTATGGCGATAACGTCGCCGTCGACGGAATCGACCTCTCGGTTCGGGCGGGTGAAATCGTTGTCGTGCTCGGCAAGAACGGCAGCGGAAAGACGACGCTGTTTCGAGTCCTCAGCACATTGCTGCCAATTCAACGCGGCAGTGTCACCATCGATGGGCTGAACATTGCCGAACACGTGGACGCCGTTCGCAGCCGCATCGGAATCATTTTTCAGTCACCCAGTTTGGACATCAAACTGACGGTCGATGAAAACCTTCGCTGCCAAGGCGCGTTGTACGGTTTGTCGGGACGCGAATTGTCCAAACGCTGCGATGCTCTGCTGGAACAATTCTCGTTGACCGATCGACGGCGAGATCTTTGCCAAACACTTTCGGGCGGATTGAAACGTCGTGTGGAACTGGCAAAAGGCTTGCTGCACCGACCACGGGTCATGCTGCTCGATGAACCCAGCACGGGACTCGACCCGGGAGCTCGCCTGTCGCTGTGGGACGCACTGCAACAATTGGCCAACGACGGTGTGGCGGTTTTACTAACAACTCATTTGATGGAAGAGGCCGCCAAGGCCAACCGCGTAATCCTGCTAGACCAAGGCAAGAAGATTGCCGACGACGCCCCTTCGCGATTGCGAGCCGACCTGGGTGGCGGCGTACTGACCATCGTCCCGGACGATCTGGCTGACGCAAAAGCAATTCTGAAGCGGGAGCTGAATTTGGAAACTCAAATTGTCGGCGAGACTCTTCGCATGCCATGCGATGCACCGGAGATAGTTGCCAAAGTTTCGGAAACGCTGGGTGATGCCGTCCAGTCGATAAGCATCGGACGCCCAAATCTTGAAGATGTCTTCGTCGCTCGAACGGGGAAACAATTCCAATGA
- a CDS encoding phytoene desaturase family protein: MIATQSAANEPFAPAEKTSNPQHVVVVGGGLAGLSSACVLAARGHKVTLCDKNDWVGGKAAVHQTKGYRFDMGPTILTLPSVLKRVFTEAGRKMEDYLELVALDPQWRCFFEATPQSGTTENTVLDLVADVDQMKRHLRDFTGGESTGQGYESFIERSKQLHGVSDRFFFWRSIGGLADTMEVGGAFSAAVLKDVLSLKMGRSVASIVRSHVPEHRVSQMMDHFTQYVGSSPYASPAVLCSIAHMQTEEGIWYPIGGTRAVPEALSKLAGELGVDIRTGTDILRIETGGGSVSGVTTAGGETIACDAVVSNCDAVRTYRELLSGTPESTKFEKSNRYEAACSGVVLYLGLNRRYEQLLHHNFVFSKDPEEEFDYIYKKGQPAPDPTAYVCAPAISEPDVAPDGCESLYILVHTPYLRPGHDWKAMLPGYRDVILDKLERTAGMEGLRDAIVTEDSLTPEGIHNRYRVLNGAIYGLASHGKFTGAFKPGNRRKDLHGLYLAGGAAHPGPGMPMVLMSGWIAADSLDQDVTNGKFA, from the coding sequence ATGATCGCCACCCAATCCGCCGCAAATGAACCCTTCGCCCCAGCCGAGAAAACCTCCAATCCGCAACACGTGGTTGTCGTTGGCGGTGGGTTGGCCGGATTGTCATCCGCCTGCGTGTTGGCCGCGCGCGGTCACAAAGTCACTCTGTGCGACAAAAATGATTGGGTCGGTGGCAAAGCGGCCGTGCACCAGACCAAGGGCTACCGGTTTGATATGGGGCCGACAATCTTAACGCTGCCCAGCGTTCTCAAGCGAGTTTTCACCGAAGCTGGCCGGAAGATGGAGGACTACCTGGAACTTGTCGCGTTGGATCCACAGTGGCGGTGCTTTTTCGAAGCCACCCCGCAATCCGGCACCACCGAGAACACGGTGCTGGATTTGGTCGCCGACGTCGATCAGATGAAACGCCACCTGCGTGACTTCACCGGTGGTGAGTCGACCGGTCAAGGCTACGAATCGTTCATCGAACGAAGCAAACAACTTCACGGCGTCTCCGATCGTTTCTTCTTTTGGCGATCGATCGGTGGTTTGGCGGACACGATGGAAGTCGGTGGTGCTTTCTCCGCCGCGGTTCTGAAGGATGTTCTTTCACTAAAAATGGGACGCAGTGTTGCTTCCATCGTCCGGTCACACGTTCCGGAACATCGCGTGTCACAGATGATGGATCACTTCACTCAGTACGTTGGGTCATCGCCCTACGCATCGCCGGCCGTGTTGTGCAGCATCGCTCACATGCAAACCGAAGAAGGCATCTGGTATCCGATCGGCGGCACGCGAGCGGTCCCCGAAGCCTTGTCAAAACTCGCTGGTGAACTCGGCGTCGACATTCGAACCGGAACCGACATCCTTCGGATCGAAACCGGCGGTGGATCCGTCAGCGGCGTGACCACCGCGGGTGGCGAAACGATTGCCTGCGATGCCGTGGTGAGTAACTGCGACGCCGTTCGTACCTATCGCGAATTACTCAGCGGTACACCGGAGTCGACCAAGTTTGAAAAGTCCAATCGCTACGAAGCCGCCTGCAGCGGCGTTGTCCTGTATTTGGGACTGAACCGGCGTTACGAACAATTGCTGCATCACAACTTTGTGTTCTCCAAAGATCCCGAAGAAGAATTCGATTACATCTACAAAAAAGGGCAACCGGCACCCGATCCAACCGCATATGTGTGTGCTCCCGCGATCAGCGAACCCGATGTGGCACCGGACGGTTGTGAATCGCTGTACATCTTGGTTCACACTCCGTACCTGCGTCCCGGTCATGATTGGAAAGCGATGCTGCCGGGTTACCGCGACGTGATTTTGGACAAATTGGAACGGACCGCCGGGATGGAGGGCCTTCGTGATGCGATCGTCACAGAAGATTCGCTGACCCCCGAGGGCATCCACAACCGTTACCGCGTTCTCAACGGCGCCATTTATGGTTTGGCCAGCCATGGAAAATTCACCGGTGCGTTTAAACCTGGCAACCGCCGCAAAGATCTGCATGGCCTGTACTTGGCCGGCGGTGCGGCACACCCCGGACCTGGCATGCCAATGGTTCTAATGAGCGGCTGGATCGCTGCGGACTCGTTGGACCAAGACGTCACCAACGGAAAATTCGCGTGA
- a CDS encoding cytochrome c: MEFESNRVHAMALERSRDVPTDAALADVELVIAELFGTPEEPTWPSDHLTGEQLELVSLERLQQASGSVESDAENVHRGLYTEHCVICHGVSGSGTGPASMYQWPYPRDFRAGVFKWKSSERDAKPTRDDLRRLLENGIPGSPMPSFATVAPEDREALIDYLIYLSIRGEVERQLLAVAIDDLGYEETPPNDDLRLRLASSKESDPGKDEAGNIIFTDLNQSSRDEPQVDESDSVEIDVVSTEGELIAISVLQSVVGEWIETTVAPVPTEPIPGAADELHASIARGAKLFGGQIANCAGCHGPEGQGGMPLNDLDDWTKEFTTRIGITPTDADAVKPFRKAGALPPRIIQPRRLSGGVLRGGDEPETIFRRIQHGIAGTPMPGVDLSESAAGTTGLTPGDVWDLVHYVQSLVQPTPKPSVRVADDKNPLAAAETGVSS; encoded by the coding sequence ATGGAGTTTGAATCCAATCGCGTTCATGCGATGGCACTTGAACGCTCTCGCGATGTTCCCACCGATGCGGCTCTCGCCGATGTGGAATTAGTGATTGCCGAATTGTTCGGAACGCCGGAAGAGCCCACTTGGCCGTCAGATCATCTCACCGGAGAACAACTTGAACTGGTGTCGCTGGAACGGTTGCAACAAGCCTCGGGATCTGTCGAAAGTGACGCGGAGAACGTGCACCGCGGTCTGTACACCGAACACTGCGTCATCTGCCACGGAGTTTCGGGCAGCGGAACCGGTCCTGCATCGATGTATCAATGGCCTTACCCACGTGATTTCCGAGCCGGTGTATTCAAGTGGAAATCGAGCGAGCGAGATGCCAAACCGACTCGCGATGACCTGAGACGGTTGCTGGAAAACGGGATTCCCGGATCGCCCATGCCTTCGTTTGCCACCGTCGCACCCGAGGACCGCGAAGCATTGATCGACTATTTGATCTACCTCTCCATTCGTGGCGAAGTCGAACGTCAGCTGTTGGCAGTCGCGATCGATGATCTTGGATACGAGGAAACGCCGCCAAACGATGACTTGCGGTTGCGATTAGCGAGCAGCAAAGAGAGCGATCCGGGCAAAGATGAGGCTGGGAATATCATTTTCACGGACCTGAATCAGTCCAGTCGTGACGAACCGCAGGTGGATGAATCGGATTCGGTCGAAATTGATGTCGTCTCAACCGAAGGGGAACTCATCGCAATTTCTGTTTTGCAAAGTGTTGTGGGGGAGTGGATCGAGACAACCGTTGCTCCCGTCCCTACTGAACCGATTCCCGGTGCTGCCGATGAATTGCACGCCTCAATCGCTCGCGGTGCGAAGTTGTTCGGTGGGCAGATCGCGAATTGTGCAGGTTGCCATGGACCGGAGGGGCAGGGTGGTATGCCGCTGAACGATTTGGATGATTGGACCAAAGAGTTCACGACGCGGATTGGAATCACGCCGACCGATGCCGATGCGGTCAAACCCTTCCGCAAGGCGGGTGCGTTGCCACCGCGAATCATCCAACCCCGGCGATTGTCCGGCGGGGTGCTGCGTGGCGGCGATGAACCCGAGACGATTTTCCGCCGAATTCAGCACGGAATCGCGGGCACACCGATGCCGGGCGTCGATTTGAGCGAGTCGGCGGCGGGCACAACCGGTTTGACCCCTGGAGACGTTTGGGACTTGGTTCATTACGTTCAGTCGTTGGTCCAGCCCACGCCCAAACCGTCCGTGCGTGTGGCGGATGACAAAAATCCCCTTGCCGCCGCAGAAACAGGTGTTTCCTCATGA
- a CDS encoding lysophospholipid acyltransferase family protein: MTSESDVIAKPADWFQNGFHRFLHSYLRRNFHAIAFARETGLRSQFESMATPLPEQTQRSPLDDGSVPLIVYSNHASWWDPLLAHFINERLLAPRQFYAPIDAEALEQYKVFEKLGFFGVQSDSNRGAAQFLKTTAALFRRDHSALWVTPEGRFADVRDHEAELMPGLSHVCSKLDRGWVVPLAMEYVFWDDRLPLVLFRFGDVISIPTANDWDKQHWTDELTERLRFSQSRLAKLCIDRSSEPFENLLRGKRGASGMYDTARRLKSWMTGQSFQAGHGDQFQ, from the coding sequence GTGACGTCTGAGTCGGATGTCATTGCGAAACCAGCGGATTGGTTTCAGAACGGATTCCATCGATTCCTACACTCTTACCTCCGTCGCAACTTTCATGCGATCGCGTTCGCTCGTGAGACAGGACTGAGGTCTCAATTCGAATCGATGGCAACCCCGTTGCCAGAACAGACGCAGCGTTCACCGCTGGATGACGGCAGCGTTCCGCTGATCGTTTACAGCAACCATGCCTCGTGGTGGGATCCGCTGCTGGCACACTTCATCAACGAACGACTGCTCGCGCCTCGACAGTTTTACGCGCCAATCGATGCGGAAGCCTTGGAGCAATACAAGGTGTTTGAAAAACTCGGTTTCTTTGGCGTGCAATCAGATTCGAATCGCGGGGCAGCCCAATTCCTGAAGACCACGGCGGCATTGTTCCGGCGAGATCACAGCGCGCTATGGGTCACACCGGAAGGTCGCTTCGCTGACGTTCGCGATCACGAGGCCGAATTGATGCCCGGTCTATCACATGTGTGCTCGAAACTCGATCGGGGCTGGGTCGTGCCTTTGGCGATGGAGTATGTGTTCTGGGACGATCGATTGCCGTTGGTCCTGTTTCGCTTTGGCGATGTGATCTCAATCCCCACCGCGAACGATTGGGACAAACAACATTGGACAGACGAACTCACCGAGCGTCTTCGATTCAGTCAGTCGCGACTGGCAAAACTTTGCATTGATCGATCCAGCGAACCATTTGAAAATCTATTGCGAGGCAAACGTGGGGCCTCCGGAATGTATGACACGGCGAGACGCTTGAAGTCTTGGATGACCGGTCAATCATTCCAAGCCGGCCATGGAGATCAATTTCAATGA
- a CDS encoding DUF2786 domain-containing protein, producing the protein MEFIWNDGGRSSAGFVGLAGDCVTRAIAIATGTSYRDVYQSLGKSANKTVRNGVCSSVGDEYLRANQWRRHHGNGLSFHAEHLPRGVVVAHLEKHNTRRGGHFCCLIDHEIHDTWNPMDDDDYAIVNYWTFAGAPSDSTLPAIGPQRPQDSEQLLTQNEFEKILRRLRALDTTASNHASTEGEKRNALRMMQSLMLRHNLSREDITEDDNIESVSYTRMACPVNGRRACAWEKSLAAYVSEEIFPMVQWYYGRKQNRTLFWFYGPVDDVKNCILLYRELLLTIATAAQLQYGGHSRGSGASYAEGYVGGMPKQVSQTPNAMAEDQAFSQSALIHARTLAVKQAALDWLKLECGISLVMSRGSGRDQHDPDAANRGQRHGSKHDLSTVTGRKRIGNSK; encoded by the coding sequence ATGGAATTTATCTGGAACGACGGCGGACGATCCTCGGCAGGATTCGTTGGTCTAGCGGGAGATTGTGTGACCCGGGCAATCGCGATCGCAACGGGAACGAGCTATCGCGACGTTTACCAATCACTGGGCAAATCCGCGAACAAAACCGTTCGCAACGGAGTCTGCAGCTCGGTGGGGGATGAATACCTTCGTGCCAATCAATGGCGCCGACATCACGGCAACGGACTCAGCTTCCACGCCGAGCATTTGCCTCGCGGTGTCGTCGTTGCGCATCTTGAGAAACACAACACGCGGCGTGGCGGTCACTTTTGCTGCCTCATCGACCACGAGATTCATGACACGTGGAATCCAATGGACGATGACGACTATGCCATCGTGAACTACTGGACATTCGCGGGTGCTCCGTCTGATTCAACGTTGCCGGCCATCGGGCCTCAACGACCGCAGGACAGCGAGCAACTGCTGACTCAGAACGAATTCGAAAAGATCCTTCGCCGTTTGCGTGCTCTGGACACAACCGCCAGCAATCATGCCAGCACCGAGGGTGAAAAACGAAACGCTTTGCGAATGATGCAAAGTCTGATGCTGCGTCACAACTTGTCACGCGAAGACATCACCGAAGACGACAACATCGAAAGTGTTTCTTATACGAGGATGGCTTGCCCGGTGAACGGACGCCGAGCCTGCGCGTGGGAAAAGTCGCTGGCAGCGTATGTCAGCGAGGAGATCTTTCCGATGGTGCAATGGTACTACGGCCGCAAACAGAACCGAACGTTGTTTTGGTTCTATGGTCCTGTCGACGATGTCAAGAATTGCATCCTGCTATATCGCGAGTTGTTGCTGACCATCGCGACCGCAGCTCAGTTGCAATACGGCGGTCATTCTCGCGGCAGTGGAGCGTCGTACGCGGAAGGCTATGTGGGCGGAATGCCCAAGCAAGTTTCGCAAACACCAAATGCCATGGCTGAAGATCAAGCCTTCAGTCAATCGGCATTGATCCACGCTCGCACACTCGCGGTCAAACAGGCCGCATTGGATTGGCTCAAGCTCGAGTGTGGCATCTCGCTGGTGATGTCCAGGGGCAGCGGCCGAGACCAACATGATCCAGATGCTGCGAATCGCGGGCAACGCCACGGTTCAAAACACGATCTATCCACCGTCACCGGTCGAAAACGAATTGGCAACTCAAAGTAG
- a CDS encoding COX15/CtaA family protein, translating to MSEVADSENRTLPHVPETPADSHGEDASNEPTAQSVPKWPFRLTRVMVCLTWPLIWVGGLVTTYDAGMSVPDWPGTYGYNLLLYPLSTWLFGPFDLFIEHGHRLLAALVGFIAIGLVIASLNTEKRRWAIGLSVLVLAAVIGQGVLGGLRVTLSARTLAMIHGCVGPAFFVLCVIAACVTGRRWLADSVRQSAEGTSERTPMAFWPISLLVLAYMQLVLGAMMRHALPGFSPVGFAHIVKTHITIAFILWLTTGVAYWRMRRCGDLTLSRPAGALICFVAIQIGLGFATWIVNYGYPQMLASLSVADSYLLHSKNVLDAWIVTGHVATGSLILAVSSLLLVRLLRRRRVLSFSVSS from the coding sequence ATGAGCGAAGTTGCTGATTCCGAAAACAGAACTTTGCCGCACGTGCCTGAGACACCGGCCGATTCGCACGGCGAAGACGCCTCGAACGAGCCAACCGCTCAATCGGTCCCGAAATGGCCGTTCCGGCTCACTCGCGTGATGGTTTGTTTGACCTGGCCATTGATTTGGGTCGGCGGTTTGGTGACGACCTACGACGCCGGGATGTCGGTGCCGGATTGGCCTGGGACATACGGGTACAACCTGCTTCTGTATCCGCTCTCGACTTGGTTGTTTGGACCATTTGATCTGTTCATCGAGCACGGTCACCGGCTGCTGGCCGCGTTGGTCGGATTCATCGCGATCGGATTGGTGATCGCCTCGCTCAACACGGAAAAACGCCGCTGGGCAATTGGCCTGTCGGTGCTGGTTCTGGCGGCCGTGATTGGGCAGGGTGTTCTGGGCGGTTTACGGGTGACGCTGAGTGCCCGGACACTGGCGATGATCCACGGTTGCGTCGGCCCCGCGTTTTTTGTGTTGTGCGTGATCGCCGCCTGCGTCACCGGCAGGAGATGGTTGGCTGATTCGGTGCGACAATCCGCCGAGGGAACTTCCGAGCGGACACCGATGGCATTTTGGCCGATTTCGCTGTTGGTTTTGGCCTACATGCAGCTGGTTTTGGGCGCGATGATGCGTCATGCCTTGCCCGGATTCAGCCCGGTTGGGTTCGCTCATATCGTCAAGACGCACATCACGATCGCCTTTATTTTGTGGCTGACGACCGGCGTGGCTTACTGGCGAATGCGACGCTGCGGCGATTTGACGCTGTCGCGACCGGCGGGTGCCTTGATATGCTTTGTGGCCATTCAAATCGGCTTGGGGTTCGCGACCTGGATCGTTAACTACGGCTACCCACAGATGCTGGCTTCGCTTTCAGTTGCTGACTCGTATCTCCTGCACAGCAAGAACGTGTTGGACGCGTGGATTGTGACGGGGCACGTCGCGACGGGGTCGCTGATTTTGGCGGTTTCATCGCTCCTTTTAGTCCGGTTGCTACGCCGCCGCCGCGTTTTATCCTTTTCTGTCTCATCCTGA
- a CDS encoding ABC transporter permease, with protein sequence MTDSGMTTSARMGAAWMLARREWTRFFRQRNRVTAAIVQPLLFWLLFGTGLRGSFESAGGESFSQFFLPGTIGLIVLFTAIFATISVIEDRREGFMQSVLVSPAGRFPVLVGKVLGGAAIAWAQALIFLLLVYLVGAASIAWTFPWLLLLLAIIAIAMCALGMIVAWPMESTQGFHAIMMLGLMPMWLLAGTFFPIPAWSLSGPVIESGAATMGDWGGWVLAGIMQLNPLSYSMLELRRLLNPTLDLSSAGFAPSSTTCWTVTVIATIVVVVIAWRLMRGSRKADTMV encoded by the coding sequence ATGACTGACTCAGGCATGACCACCTCCGCTCGCATGGGCGCCGCGTGGATGCTGGCGAGACGCGAATGGACGCGGTTCTTTCGCCAACGAAACCGGGTGACCGCCGCGATCGTGCAACCGCTTTTGTTTTGGTTGCTGTTTGGAACTGGGCTGCGTGGTTCGTTCGAATCAGCCGGAGGCGAAAGCTTCTCGCAATTCTTTCTGCCGGGCACGATTGGGCTGATTGTTCTCTTCACCGCTATTTTCGCGACGATCTCGGTAATCGAAGATCGCCGAGAAGGTTTCATGCAATCGGTGCTGGTTTCTCCCGCGGGACGTTTTCCCGTTCTGGTCGGCAAAGTGCTGGGCGGCGCCGCCATCGCCTGGGCACAAGCGTTGATCTTTTTGTTGCTGGTGTACTTGGTCGGTGCAGCTTCGATCGCATGGACGTTTCCGTGGCTGTTGCTCTTGCTGGCAATCATCGCGATTGCGATGTGCGCACTTGGCATGATCGTCGCGTGGCCGATGGAAAGCACACAAGGCTTTCACGCCATCATGATGCTGGGCCTGATGCCGATGTGGTTGTTGGCCGGGACCTTCTTTCCGATTCCCGCATGGAGCCTTTCTGGACCGGTCATCGAATCGGGGGCGGCAACAATGGGCGATTGGGGCGGCTGGGTACTCGCGGGCATCATGCAACTGAACCCTTTGAGTTATTCGATGCTGGAACTACGTCGACTGTTGAATCCTACGTTGGATTTGTCATCGGCTGGATTTGCTCCTTCTTCAACGACGTGTTGGACCGTGACCGTGATCGCCACGATCGTTGTTGTTGTGATCGCTTGGCGTCTTATGCGAGGAAGCCGCAAAGCCGATACAATGGTTTGA
- the cyoE gene encoding heme o synthase, protein MASDCRETLEIVAGSGLSLDDRSLQNLGSLPRSVSASGSTAVLEPTPRMKTVSRPRPSTDRASTLNDEIPVQETNSNAESLNAGAEAKTDVAAGVNRSVFTDVIELTKPRIVTMILVTTVASALIAGSATLTLIDWFWLMIGTALIAGSAGAANQVWECRIDRNMPRTANRPVPGGRMSYAVAVALTASSGIAGSIILWLGNGLVPACVGIATWLIYVLVYTPMKTRTAWNTTVGAIAGALPVFIGYTAAGGTLTELPGWMLFGVLACWQYPHFMAIAWLYRTQYAEAGFCMTTTVEPTGRHAAWQSILGSVALATCGVVLAWFPDGQWVASAASVLATVLILAASWPLLRASLNFRANPNDKTARKMLRWSLVVLPAVLLVMTLRASL, encoded by the coding sequence ATGGCATCTGATTGCCGCGAAACGCTCGAGATTGTCGCCGGGAGCGGTCTGTCCCTTGATGACCGGTCTCTCCAAAACTTGGGCTCGCTTCCACGCAGCGTTTCTGCGAGCGGATCGACCGCCGTGCTGGAACCGACGCCGCGGATGAAAACTGTTTCCCGCCCGCGTCCCTCGACCGATCGAGCCAGCACGTTGAATGATGAAATTCCCGTGCAAGAAACCAACTCGAACGCCGAATCCCTGAACGCTGGCGCAGAAGCGAAAACCGATGTCGCCGCTGGTGTCAATCGCAGTGTCTTCACGGATGTGATTGAGCTGACCAAACCTCGCATCGTCACGATGATCCTGGTCACGACCGTGGCATCAGCTTTGATCGCTGGCAGCGCGACACTGACGTTGATCGATTGGTTCTGGTTGATGATCGGAACCGCTTTGATCGCGGGCAGTGCGGGTGCGGCCAACCAAGTTTGGGAATGCCGAATCGACCGAAACATGCCGCGAACCGCAAACCGCCCCGTCCCTGGTGGCCGGATGAGCTACGCCGTCGCGGTTGCTTTGACCGCCTCCAGCGGAATCGCTGGATCAATCATTCTGTGGTTGGGCAACGGCCTGGTCCCCGCGTGCGTTGGCATCGCAACCTGGCTCATTTACGTGTTGGTTTACACTCCGATGAAAACCCGCACCGCTTGGAACACGACCGTCGGCGCGATTGCCGGGGCTCTTCCGGTGTTCATCGGTTACACCGCCGCCGGCGGCACCTTGACCGAATTGCCCGGATGGATGTTGTTCGGCGTGCTGGCTTGTTGGCAGTACCCACACTTCATGGCCATCGCTTGGTTGTACCGAACGCAATACGCCGAGGCGGGTTTCTGCATGACGACGACCGTTGAACCCACCGGGCGACATGCGGCATGGCAAAGCATTCTGGGCAGCGTCGCTCTCGCAACTTGTGGCGTGGTCCTGGCTTGGTTTCCTGATGGGCAATGGGTCGCATCGGCCGCCAGCGTCTTGGCAACGGTTTTGATCCTGGCCGCTTCTTGGCCTCTCCTGCGAGCCTCCCTGAATTTCCGTGCAAACCCCAACGACAAAACCGCTCGCAAGATGCTGCGTTGGTCGCTGGTCGTTCTGCCCGCCGTTCTCTTGGTGATGACTCTTCGAGCTTCACTGTAA
- a CDS encoding glycosyltransferase family 2 protein, with the protein MIAWLQWLIVAVLPFVSLALATLAAGMFVSNLSLFMDGETADASKANEPDEASQTNEASPPGVSVLIPARNEEGSIRDCVESILQSVQVTLEVIVLDDGSTDQTGAIVRELMQQDRRVELIEGIDLPEGWNGKQHACYRLAQHAKFEHLLFLDADVRLEPTAIIGLCQRRRVLHDGGHIGLLSAFPRQVTGTLAEKLLIPMMHFILLSYLPFARMRGSNHPAYASGCGQLFFTTQDAYQAAGTHAAIRSSRHDGLKLPKAYRENGMLTDCVDGSRWAKCRMYTTTGEVVQGLLKNAHEGIANSRLLIPFTILLGGANLLPWITLAIAFAERSSLIAEGLPVPTSIVIGILVSWIAILVSYVPRLIAAFRLRQSIAGAILHPIAILGFLLIQWWAFWNHLRGRQVTWRGRLG; encoded by the coding sequence ATGATCGCTTGGCTTCAATGGCTCATCGTCGCCGTCTTACCATTCGTCTCGCTGGCACTGGCCACTTTGGCAGCTGGGATGTTCGTTTCCAACCTATCCCTTTTCATGGATGGCGAGACTGCGGACGCGAGCAAGGCGAACGAACCTGACGAGGCCAGTCAAACTAACGAGGCTAGTCCACCTGGCGTATCGGTGTTGATCCCAGCGAGAAACGAAGAGGGTTCGATCCGCGATTGCGTTGAATCCATTTTGCAGTCCGTGCAAGTCACCCTCGAAGTCATCGTGCTCGACGATGGCTCGACTGATCAAACAGGCGCGATCGTCCGCGAACTGATGCAACAAGATCGGCGTGTCGAGTTGATCGAGGGCATCGACTTGCCGGAAGGTTGGAACGGAAAGCAACATGCTTGTTACCGATTGGCTCAGCATGCCAAATTCGAGCACTTGTTGTTTTTGGATGCCGACGTGCGACTGGAACCAACCGCTATCATCGGTCTTTGCCAACGACGAAGGGTTCTACACGATGGCGGCCACATCGGCTTGCTCAGTGCATTCCCTCGGCAAGTGACCGGCACGCTCGCGGAGAAATTGCTGATCCCGATGATGCATTTCATTTTGCTTTCTTACTTGCCATTCGCTCGCATGCGAGGCAGCAACCATCCCGCGTACGCATCCGGATGTGGACAGCTGTTCTTCACGACACAAGATGCCTATCAAGCGGCGGGAACCCACGCTGCGATTCGATCCAGCCGCCACGATGGGCTGAAGTTACCCAAAGCGTATCGCGAAAATGGAATGCTGACGGACTGCGTGGATGGATCGCGTTGGGCCAAGTGCCGGATGTACACAACGACTGGCGAGGTCGTGCAGGGACTGCTCAAGAATGCTCACGAGGGCATCGCGAATTCACGGTTGTTGATTCCGTTCACGATTCTTTTAGGCGGAGCCAATCTGTTGCCTTGGATCACGCTGGCAATCGCATTTGCGGAACGATCGAGCTTGATCGCGGAAGGTTTGCCGGTTCCAACATCGATCGTGATTGGAATCTTGGTCAGCTGGATCGCGATTTTGGTGAGTTACGTACCTCGACTGATCGCCGCATTCCGTTTGCGTCAAAGCATTGCCGGAGCGATCCTCCATCCGATCGCCATCCTCGGCTTCCTACTGATCCAGTGGTGGGCGTTCTGGAATCACCTCCGAGGTCGCCAAGTCACCTGGCGCGGCCGACTGGGCTGA